In a genomic window of Longimicrobiales bacterium:
- a CDS encoding NAD(P)/FAD-dependent oxidoreductase, with amino-acid sequence MNTDVLVIGAGVAGLAAAGELARAGVRVRVLEARDRIGGRIHTLRDASLAVPVELGAEFVHDLTPALRSVLERASIELIPLEGEQWRADHGRLTRDERTFSRVADIIERMGRTTPPDRSVEEALALLSDVSDDDRRSVLQYVRGFHAADPARASIAAIADAESDGGGVAGDQYRVRGGYAALVEALAVALPPDAITLGARVARIAWRVGDVRVTSLSPQGASRADSASSVIVTVPLGVLTSAVPDIDFEPDPPVLDETLDAIAMGAALRVVLLFRERFWTELSDGRGHSAADASFFHTTSERLPVWWTQHPRDVPLLVGWAGGPPALELSSLDDAALRTVALDVLSTQLGVDRTRLDGQLEGFWRSRWETDPFARGAYSYMLNGGMGAGGLITRPVADTLFFAGEACAGGAARGTVHGALASGLAAAEQVLSRVAH; translated from the coding sequence TGCTGGTCATTGGCGCCGGCGTGGCCGGTCTGGCGGCGGCGGGCGAACTGGCGCGCGCCGGGGTGCGCGTGCGGGTCCTGGAGGCGCGGGATCGGATCGGCGGGCGGATTCACACGCTGCGGGACGCTTCGCTCGCAGTGCCTGTCGAGCTGGGGGCGGAATTCGTGCACGACCTGACGCCCGCGCTGCGGTCGGTCCTGGAGCGCGCGAGCATCGAGCTGATTCCGCTGGAGGGGGAGCAGTGGCGTGCGGATCATGGCCGGCTGACGCGGGATGAGCGCACGTTCTCGCGCGTCGCGGACATCATCGAGCGGATGGGACGCACGACGCCGCCGGATCGCAGCGTCGAGGAGGCACTGGCGCTGCTGTCCGATGTTTCCGACGACGACCGGCGCAGCGTGCTGCAGTACGTGCGCGGGTTTCACGCTGCGGATCCCGCGCGTGCAAGCATTGCCGCGATCGCCGATGCCGAATCGGATGGCGGTGGCGTCGCTGGCGATCAGTACCGGGTGCGCGGCGGGTACGCCGCGCTCGTGGAGGCGCTCGCAGTTGCGTTGCCTCCTGACGCGATCACACTTGGCGCGCGGGTCGCGCGGATCGCGTGGCGGGTCGGCGACGTCCGGGTGACTTCACTGAGCCCGCAGGGCGCGTCCCGCGCGGACAGCGCGTCGAGCGTTATTGTCACGGTGCCGCTCGGAGTGCTCACGTCTGCGGTGCCGGACATCGACTTCGAGCCGGACCCGCCGGTGCTGGACGAGACACTCGATGCCATCGCCATGGGTGCTGCACTGCGCGTGGTGCTGCTGTTCCGTGAGCGGTTCTGGACGGAGCTGTCCGACGGGCGCGGCCACTCCGCAGCCGATGCGTCGTTCTTCCATACGACGTCGGAGCGGCTGCCCGTCTGGTGGACGCAGCATCCTCGCGACGTCCCGCTTCTCGTCGGCTGGGCGGGCGGCCCGCCGGCGCTGGAGCTGTCTTCACTGGATGATGCGGCGCTGCGCACGGTCGCGCTGGATGTGCTCTCGACGCAGCTCGGGGTGGACCGCACTCGCCTGGACGGGCAGCTGGAGGGGTTCTGGCGCTCGCGCTGGGAAACGGATCCGTTCGCGCGCGGGGCGTACAGCTACATGCTGAACGGCGGGATGGGCGCGGGCGGCCTGATCACGCGCCCGGTCGCGGACACGCTCTTCTTTGCTGGCGAAGCGTGCGCCGGGGGTGCGGCGCGAGGAACCGTGCATGGCGCGCTTGCCAGCGGGTTGGCGGCAGCGGAGCAGGTGCTTTCCCGTGTCGCGCACTGA